Proteins co-encoded in one Scatophagus argus isolate fScaArg1 chromosome 11, fScaArg1.pri, whole genome shotgun sequence genomic window:
- the fev gene encoding protein FEV — protein MRQDCGGNLMFNMYLSDPTESLLKESKGTTWGPINTGVQKGSGQIQLWQFLLELLADSTNMSCIAWEGTNGEFKLIDPDEVARRWGERKSKPNMNYDKLSRALRYYYDKNIMTKVHGKRYAYKFDFHGLAQVCQPSTTEQAIYKFQGNFSPIPFSGISKLNLVAPGVGPSGFSYWPGSPPTALYHSHNLQPPGPFGTVSPSHISCVNNINSLNNINSHYN, from the exons ATCCAACAGAAAGTCTGTTGAAGGAAAGCAAAGGAACAACCTGGGGTCCAATAAACACAGGAGTCCAAAAAG GCAGTGGGCAGATTCAGCTGTGGCAGTTCCTGCTGGAGCTCCTGGCCGACAGCACCAACATGTCGTGCATCGCCTGGGAGGGCACCAACGGCGAGTTCAAGCTCATCGACCCGGACGAGGTGGCTCGGCGCTGGGGGGAGCGCAAAAGCAAACCCAACATGAACTACGACAAGCTGAGCCGGGCGCTGCGGTACTACTACGACAAAAACATCATGACCAAAGTCCACGGCAAGCGCTATGCCTACAAGTTTGATTTCCACGGCCTGGCGCAGGTGTGTCAGCCGTCCACCACGGAGCAGGCCATCTACAAGTTTCAGGGGAACTTCTCACCGATTCCCTTCTCTGGGATTTCCAAACTGAACCTAGTGGCCCCCGGCGTGGGGCCGTCGGGTTTCTCCTACTGGCCCGGATCCCCTCCGACGGCTCTGTATCACAGCCACAACCTCCAGCCTCCCGGGCCCTTTGGCACCGTGTCTCCGTCCCACATCAGCTGTGTCAACAACATTAACAGTCTGAATAACATTAATAGCCATTACAACTGA